From a region of the Mercurialis annua linkage group LG1-X, ddMerAnnu1.2, whole genome shotgun sequence genome:
- the LOC126665945 gene encoding uncharacterized protein LOC126665945, which translates to MLLVSQVAGGGALSARRCACACTHSSPPQFTHQKPPLFFSNPNPAAATLISNKTHHPSRRFHLTLAKADGSVDATPNQSLSNDTTNTSNPQTFRTDFVGQENVPLEGVIQFDKSSSNSRLQKWGRVALFSGGDVLALLVFSAIGRFSHGFSVFDFDTLRTADPFIAGWFLGAYFLGGYGEDGRAMNGVSKAVVAAVKSWAVGIPLGIIIRAVGSGHIPQYTFVLVTMGSTAVLLVGWRTLLSSILSSNQSKKNDDYRRGSPFELLELLTSLVRRW; encoded by the exons ATGCTGCTAGTAAGCCAAGTTGCAGGAGGAGGAGCTTTATCCGCAAGAAGATGCGCATGCGCCTGTACCCACTCTTCTCCTCCACAATTCACCCACCAAAAACCCCCTCTTTTCTTTTCCAATCCTAATCCCGCCGCCGCCACCCTCATTTCCAATAAAACACATCATCCCTCTCGTCGCTTTCATCTCACTCTTGCCAAGGCTGATGGCAGTGTCGATGCTACTCCAAACCAATCCCTTTCTAACGACACCACCAACACTTCAAATCCTCAGACTTTCAGAACCGATTTTGTGGGTCAGGAAAATGTGCCTTTGGAAGGTGTGATTCAGTTTGATAAATCCTCTTCTAATTCACGCTTACAGAAATGGGG TCGTGTAGCTTTGTTTTCTGGTGGGGATGTATTGGCTTTGCTTGTATTCTCTGCAATTGGGAGATTTAGCCATGGTTTTTCTGTTTTTGACTTTGACACACTTCGCACTGCTGACCCTTTCATTGCTG GGTGGTTCTTGGGTGCTTACTTCCTCGGGGGTTATGGGGAAGATGGTCGAGCTATGAATGGTGTTTCCAAGGCTGTTGTTGCTGCTGTTAAATCTTGGGCTGTAGGGATCCCA CTAGGAATAATTATAAGGGCAGTAGGGTCAGGCCACATTCCGCAATATACTTTTGTATTGGTAACAATGGGAAGCACTGCTGTTTTACTTGTTGGATGGAGAACACTATTATCCAGCATTCTTTCTTCTAACCAGAGTAAGAAGAATGATGATTATCGTCGTGGGAGCCCCTTTGAGCTATTAGAG TTGCTTACATCATTGGTGAGGAGATGGTGA
- the LOC126666105 gene encoding RNA-binding protein 1-like, which translates to MEIVEAKIFVGGISKETSEDVLRAHFSKYGTVLNSLVARDRVSKNPRGFGFVWFSDSSFADKARHDSHVILGRTVEVKKAIPRNDYHQYQQQWQLSDQQKNSRLSNSSNGIDYFRTKKIFVGGLSSTLTEEQFKNYFEKFGKTVDVVVMQDTVTNRPRGFGFITFHSEESVDKAMEKIFHELNGKNVEVKRAVPKDEINGITNNITKGGVRGSFTKGSEPGNYLSYGFGYEIPSLYPVYVYNGSCFGGYSYGTSIDGTYPVVEYSRSCFGPTPVVFRSPWNGATMFPSTYNNTFLYPTNINGGVNMMGHPNGSGKLNEISRGNVQQSSEDTRPLVERMKKLGVDSSGLKGSDGVASS; encoded by the exons ATGGAAATAGTTGAGGCTAAGATATTTGTGGGAGGTATATCCAAAGAGACAAGTGAAGATGTTCTTAGAGCTCACTTTAGCAAGTATGGCACAGTTTTAAACTCTCTTGTTGCTAGAGATAGGGTTTCCAAAAATCCCAGaggttttggatttgtttggttctCTGATTCTTCGTTTGCTGATAAAGCCCGCCATGATTCTCATGTAATTCTTGGTAGAACG gtGGAAGTGAAGAAAGCAATTCCCAGAAACGACTATCATCAGTACCAACAGCAGTGGCAACTCTCCGACCAACAAAAGAATAGTAGGTTGAGCAATAGTAGTAATGGGATTGATTACTTTAGAACTAAAAAGATCTTTGTTGGGGGTTTATCATCTACTTTAACTGAAGAACAGTTTAAGAATTACTTTGAGAAGTTTGGTAAGACAGTAGACGTAGTTGTGATGCAAGATACTGTAACTAACAGACCGAGGGGCTTTGGGTTTATCACCTTTCATTCCGAAGAATCTGTCGACAAAGCTATGGAGAAAATTTTCCATGAGTTGAATGGTAAGAATGTAGAGGTTAAGAGAGCTGTGCCGAAAGATGAAATTAATGGGATCACTAACAATATTACAAAAGGTGGTGTAAGAGGGTCGTTTACTAAAGGTTCAGAACCTGGGAATTACCTCTCTTACGGTTTCGGGTATGAAATTCCAAGTCTTTATCCTGTTTATGTGTATAATGGTAGTTGTTTTGGAGGGTATTCTTATGGAACAAGCATCGACGGAACCTATCCTGTGGTAGAATACAGCAGATCTTGCTTTGGACCTACACCGGTTGTCTTCAGGAGCCCTTGGAATGGAGCTACAATGTTTCCCTCAACCTACAACAATACTTTTCTTTATCCGACAAACATTAATGGTGGTGTTAATATGATGGGCCATCCTAATGGgagtggaaaattgaatgagaTATCTCGTGGCAATGTACAGCAGTCGTCTGAGGATACAAGACCCTTAGTTGAACGCATGAAAAAGTTAGGAGTTGATTCTTCAGGCTTGAAAGGTAGTGATGGTGTCGCTTCCAGCTAA
- the LOC126664590 gene encoding AP2-like ethylene-responsive transcription factor ANT: MKSLNDSNNGSNNNNNNSNWLGFSLSPHMKMEVNGSSDPQHHHQQYHHQESQQVPSSAAEAVPTSFYLSTSHFNAPSAICYGDNVAFHSPLSVMPLKSDGSLCIMEALSRSQPEGMVSSSSPKLEDFLGGATMETHHYGSHERETMALSLDSMYYHHQNTEQEASRQHSFQLHDEPYRHQDQHFSVQNHPYYAALSCHGMYQTSLDDTTAKNTQLSDCDSGIPQMGVDDGITGLKNWVSRHYSTPPTHNAFEQQISNSMADNNNNGAAASGSTGTVGYGDLQSLSLSMSPGSQSSCITAPSQISPTATESMALVETKKRGSAKAGQKQPVHRKSIDTFGQRTSQYRGVTRHRWTGRYEAHLWDNSCKKEGQTRKGRQVYLGGYDMEEKAARAYDLAALKYWGPSTHINFPLENYQDELEEMKNMSRQEYVAHLRRKSSGFSRGASMYRGVTRHHQHGRWQARIGRVAGNKDLYLGTFSTQEEAAEAYDIAAIKFRGVNAVTNFDITRYDVERIMASNTLLAGDLARRNKETETNNVAIEYNNNPSAQTNAESLQIENNATDWKVNACGDSVDQKLMNMGDYRNSSYPLAMQDLMGVDHSVNSSQHVVNESSNRVGHHSSNPSSLVTSLSSSREASPEKTGTTMLFAKPPLASKFISPTGGGAVSGAPWFQSAATQLSMSHLPVFAAWNDT, encoded by the exons ATGAAATCTTTGAATGACAGTAACAATGGTagcaataataacaataataatagtaaCTGGTTGGGATTTTCTCTGTCACCCCACATGAAAATGGAGGTTAATGGTTCTTCTGACCCCCAACATCATCATCAGCAGTACCACCATCAAGAATCTCAACAAGTTCCATCTTCTGCTGCTGAGGCTGTTCCAACTAGTTTCTATTTGTCCACTTCTCACTTCAATGCCCCATCTGCAATCTGTTATGGTGATAATGTTGCCTTTCACTCTCCTTTGTCCGTTATGCCACTCAAATCTGATGGCTCTCTTTGCATTATGGAAGCTCTCTCTAGATCACAACCTGAAG GGATGGTGTCAAGTTCATCGCCAAAACTTGAGGATTTTTTAGGTGGTGCAACAATGGAAACACATCATTATGGCAGCCATGAAAGAGAGACAATGGCTTTAAGTTTAGACAGTATGTATTATCATCACCAAAACACAGAGCAAGAAGCTTCAAGGCAACATTCTTTTCAACTTCATGATGAACCTTACAGGCACCAAGATCAGCATTTCTCAGTTCAAAACCATCCATATTATGCAGCACTATCATGCCATGGAATGTACCAAACCTCGTTAGATGATACCACAGCTAAAAATACCCAACTCTCTGACTGTGATTCAGGAATTCCTCAAATGGGCGTTGATGATGGGATTACTGGTTTGAAAAACTGGGTCTCTCGACATTATTCCACACCTCCTACTCATAATGCATTTGAGCAGCAGATTTCTAACAGTATGGCTGATAACAATAATAATGGAGCAGCAGCTTCTGGGTCTACTGGTACTGTAGGTTATGGTGATTTACAGTCACTTAGCTTGTCAATGAGCCCTGGCTCTCAATCTAGTTGCATAACAGCTCCGAGCCAGATCTCACCTACTGCTACAGAATCTATGGCTCTGGTGGAAACAAAGAAAAGAGGGTCTGCTAAAGCGGGTCAAAAGCAGCCTGTTCATAGGAAATCTATTGACACATTTGGCCAAAGAACTTCACAGTACAGAGGAGTAACAAG GCATAGGTGGACAGGTAGATATGAGGCTCATCTGTGGGATAATAGTTGCAAGAAGGAGGGTCAGACCAGAAAAGGAAGACAAG TTTATCTTG GTGGATATGATATGGAAGAGAAAGCTGCAAGAGCTTATGATCTTGCTGCACTTAAATACTGGGGCCCTTCAACTCACATTAATTTTCCA TTGGAAAATTACCAAGATGAGCTTGAAGAGATGAAGAACATGAGCCGACAGGAATATGTAGCGCATTTACGAAG GAAAAGTAGTGGGTTCTCTAGAGGGGCCTCAATGTACAGAGGAGTAACAag GCATCATCAACATGGAAGGTGGCAAGCAAGGATCGGCAGAGTTGCAGGAAATAAAGATCTTTATCTTGGGACTTTCA GCACTCAAGAAGAAGCTGCAGAAGCGTATGATATCGCTGCGATCAAGTTTCGTGGTGTTAACGCTGTGACCAACTTTGACATAACTAGGTATGATGTTGAGAGGATCATGGCTAGCAATACGTTGCTAGCCGGAGATTTGGCTAGGCGAAACAAAGAGACTGAGACGAATAATGTGGCGATCGAGTATAACAACAACCCATCAGCACAGACTAATGCTGAATCCTTACAGATTGAGAACAATGCCACAGATTGGAAAGTCAATGCTTGTGGTGATTCTGTTGACCAGAAGTTGATGAACATGGGAGATTATAGAAATTCGTCGTATCCGTTGGCAATGCAAGATTTAATGGGTGTTGATCATTCTGTTAACTCTAGCCAACATGTGGTGAATGAATCAAGCAACAGGGTGGGTCATCATTCGTCGAATCCATCATCGTTGGTGACTAGTTTGAGCAGCTCAAGAGAAGCTAGCCCTGAGAAAACGGGAACCACAATGCTGTTTGCTAAGCCTCCATTGGCTTCAAAGTTCATTAGCCCAACCGGTGGTGGTGCTGTTAGTGGTGCACCTTGGTTTCAGTCAGCAGCAACTCAGCTCTCAATGTCTCACTTGCCAGTTTTTGCAGCTTGGAATGATACCTAA